A single window of Poecilia reticulata strain Guanapo linkage group LG10, Guppy_female_1.0+MT, whole genome shotgun sequence DNA harbors:
- the lamp2 gene encoding lysosome-associated membrane glycoprotein 2 isoform X1 — translation MMSRYAAFVFFLSFGVVSHLSHGIEVEVKNKDKLCLYASLTLNFSVTYEVADNKNKTVSFELPANASSDGSKCDDTNSILKLSFPDGHSWSVDFSLKDESYQADTMTFVYNLNDSKVFPDSSSNETITVKTKPDITDVGMNTSYSCKSKDTLVASLRANMTLSDVLIQAFIVSGNRSKNLTTCRADEPVTPTPTHVTNATTVAPATNATTVAPATNATTVAPPTTPTPTLPTPTVGNYSIRHDANSTACLLANFGLRIGFTQNKKYQEVNFDPPTEVSGSCGADNSELILVSNNIAVSLSFYNDTNKFRLHAVNVTINSSSGVFAQSGANLSLWEAAVGSSYMCNKEQNFTITSLLSFYTFSLHVQPFAVKNGIYSTAEECLTDEESYLVPIAVGVALLVLILIVLLAYFIGRKRNMASGYQSF, via the exons ATGATGTCTCGATAcgctgcatttgttttcttcttgtctttCGGAGTTG tgtcCCATCTGTCTCATGGCATTGAGGTTGAAGTCAAGAATAAGGACAAGTTGTGTCTTTATGCCAGTCTGACCCTCAACTTCTCTGTCACCTATGAAGTTGCTGACAACAAG AACAAAACGGTTTCATTTGAGCTTCCTGCAAATGCGTCATCAGACGGCAGCAAATGCGACGACACGAACTCGATCCTGAAGCTCAGCTTCCCGGACGGACACTCCTGGAGCGTGGACTTCTCCCTGAAAGACGAAAGCTACCAGGCAGACACCATGACCTTTGTTTACAACCTCAACGACTCAAAAGTCTTCCCGGATTCTTCATCCAACG AAACTATTACCGTGAAGACAAAGCCTGACATCACAGACGTCGGCATGAACACGTCCTACTCGTGCAAAAGTAAAGACACGCTCGTCGCTTCGCTCAGGGCCAACATGACGCTGTCGGACGTGCTCATACAGGCCTTCATCGTCAGCGGCAACAGGAGCAAGAACC TAACAACCTGCCGTGCGGACGAACCCGTCACTCCCACTCCCACTCATGTGACCAACGCCACCACTGTGGCGCCGGCCACCAACGCCACCACTGTGGCGCCGGCCACCAACGCCACCACCGTGgcgccccccaccacccccaCTCCCACTCTGCCCACTCCCACCGTGGGGAATTACTCCATCAGGCACGACGCCAACAGCACAGCCTGCCTGCTGGCCAACTTCGGCCTGAGGATCGGCTTCACTCAGAACAAG AAGTATCaggaggtgaactttgaccctccGACTGAGGTTTCTGGAAGCTGTGGAGCCGACAACAGCGAGCTCATCCTGGTGTCCAACAACATCGCCGTTTCCCTCTCATTCTACAAT GACACAAACAAATTCCGCCTCCATGCAGTGAACGTCACCATCAACTCCAGCTCCG GCGTTTTTGCTCAGAGCGGCGCCAACCTGAGTCTGTGGGAGGCGGCGGTGGGAAGCTCCTACATGTGCAACAAGGAGCAGAACTTCACCATCACCAGCCTGCTCTCCTTCTACACCTTCAGCCTGCATGTGCAGCCGTTCGCCGTGAAGAACGGCATCTACAGCACAG CTGAGGAATGCCTGACTGATGAGGAGAGCTACCTTGTTCCCATAGCTGTCGGCGTTGCCCTGCTTGTTCTCATACTTATTGTTCTGCTGGCTTATTTCATCGGGAGGAAGAGAAACATGGCGTCGGGCTACCAGTCTTTCTGA
- the lamp2 gene encoding lysosome-associated membrane glycoprotein 2 isoform X2, which yields MMSRYAAFVFFLSFGVVSHLSHGIEVEVKNKDKLCLYASLTLNFSVTYEVADNKNKTVSFELPANASSDGSKCDDTNSILKLSFPDGHSWSVDFSLKDESYQADTMTFVYNLNDSKVFPDSSSNETITVKTKPDITDVGMNTSYSCKSKDTLVASLRANMTLSDVLIQAFIVSGNRSKNLTTCRADEPVTPTPTHVTNATTVAPATNATTVAPATNATTVAPPTTPTPTLPTPTVGNYSIRHDANSTACLLANFGLRIGFTQNKKYQEVNFDPPTEVSGSCGADNSELILVSNNIAVSLSFYNDTNKFRLHAVNVTINSSSGVFAQSGANLSLWEAAVGSSYMCNKEQNFTITSLLSFYTFSLHVQPFAVKNGIYSTAEECFLDSDLSFLVPIAVGVALSFLIILVLISYLIGRRKSRTGYQSV from the exons ATGATGTCTCGATAcgctgcatttgttttcttcttgtctttCGGAGTTG tgtcCCATCTGTCTCATGGCATTGAGGTTGAAGTCAAGAATAAGGACAAGTTGTGTCTTTATGCCAGTCTGACCCTCAACTTCTCTGTCACCTATGAAGTTGCTGACAACAAG AACAAAACGGTTTCATTTGAGCTTCCTGCAAATGCGTCATCAGACGGCAGCAAATGCGACGACACGAACTCGATCCTGAAGCTCAGCTTCCCGGACGGACACTCCTGGAGCGTGGACTTCTCCCTGAAAGACGAAAGCTACCAGGCAGACACCATGACCTTTGTTTACAACCTCAACGACTCAAAAGTCTTCCCGGATTCTTCATCCAACG AAACTATTACCGTGAAGACAAAGCCTGACATCACAGACGTCGGCATGAACACGTCCTACTCGTGCAAAAGTAAAGACACGCTCGTCGCTTCGCTCAGGGCCAACATGACGCTGTCGGACGTGCTCATACAGGCCTTCATCGTCAGCGGCAACAGGAGCAAGAACC TAACAACCTGCCGTGCGGACGAACCCGTCACTCCCACTCCCACTCATGTGACCAACGCCACCACTGTGGCGCCGGCCACCAACGCCACCACTGTGGCGCCGGCCACCAACGCCACCACCGTGgcgccccccaccacccccaCTCCCACTCTGCCCACTCCCACCGTGGGGAATTACTCCATCAGGCACGACGCCAACAGCACAGCCTGCCTGCTGGCCAACTTCGGCCTGAGGATCGGCTTCACTCAGAACAAG AAGTATCaggaggtgaactttgaccctccGACTGAGGTTTCTGGAAGCTGTGGAGCCGACAACAGCGAGCTCATCCTGGTGTCCAACAACATCGCCGTTTCCCTCTCATTCTACAAT GACACAAACAAATTCCGCCTCCATGCAGTGAACGTCACCATCAACTCCAGCTCCG GCGTTTTTGCTCAGAGCGGCGCCAACCTGAGTCTGTGGGAGGCGGCGGTGGGAAGCTCCTACATGTGCAACAAGGAGCAGAACTTCACCATCACCAGCCTGCTCTCCTTCTACACCTTCAGCCTGCATGTGCAGCCGTTCGCCGTGAAGAACGGCATCTACAGCACAG ctgAGGAATGCTTCCTGGACTCTGATTTGAGCTTTTTGGTGCCCATCGCCGTCGGCGTGGCCCTCAGCTTCCTAATCATCCTTGTGCTTATCTCTTACCTGATTGGTCGGCGGAAGAGCCGCACTGGTTACCAGTCTGTTTGA
- the lamp2 gene encoding lysosome-associated membrane glycoprotein 2 isoform X3: protein MMSRYAAFVFFLSFGVVSHLSHGIEVEVKNKDKLCLYASLTLNFSVTYEVADNKNKTVSFELPANASSDGSKCDDTNSILKLSFPDGHSWSVDFSLKDESYQADTMTFVYNLNDSKVFPDSSSNETITVKTKPDITDVGMNTSYSCKSKDTLVASLRANMTLSDVLIQAFIVSGNRSKNLTTCRADEPVTPTPTHVTNATTVAPATNATTVAPATNATTVAPPTTPTPTLPTPTVGNYSIRHDANSTACLLANFGLRIGFTQNKKYQEVNFDPPTEVSGSCGADNSELILVSNNIAVSLSFYNDTNKFRLHAVNVTINSSSGVFAQSGANLSLWEAAVGSSYMCNKEQNFTITSLLSFYTFSLHVQPFAVKNGIYSTAHECSLDDSSILIPIIVGAALAGLILIVVIAYVIGRRKTHVGYQTL, encoded by the exons ATGATGTCTCGATAcgctgcatttgttttcttcttgtctttCGGAGTTG tgtcCCATCTGTCTCATGGCATTGAGGTTGAAGTCAAGAATAAGGACAAGTTGTGTCTTTATGCCAGTCTGACCCTCAACTTCTCTGTCACCTATGAAGTTGCTGACAACAAG AACAAAACGGTTTCATTTGAGCTTCCTGCAAATGCGTCATCAGACGGCAGCAAATGCGACGACACGAACTCGATCCTGAAGCTCAGCTTCCCGGACGGACACTCCTGGAGCGTGGACTTCTCCCTGAAAGACGAAAGCTACCAGGCAGACACCATGACCTTTGTTTACAACCTCAACGACTCAAAAGTCTTCCCGGATTCTTCATCCAACG AAACTATTACCGTGAAGACAAAGCCTGACATCACAGACGTCGGCATGAACACGTCCTACTCGTGCAAAAGTAAAGACACGCTCGTCGCTTCGCTCAGGGCCAACATGACGCTGTCGGACGTGCTCATACAGGCCTTCATCGTCAGCGGCAACAGGAGCAAGAACC TAACAACCTGCCGTGCGGACGAACCCGTCACTCCCACTCCCACTCATGTGACCAACGCCACCACTGTGGCGCCGGCCACCAACGCCACCACTGTGGCGCCGGCCACCAACGCCACCACCGTGgcgccccccaccacccccaCTCCCACTCTGCCCACTCCCACCGTGGGGAATTACTCCATCAGGCACGACGCCAACAGCACAGCCTGCCTGCTGGCCAACTTCGGCCTGAGGATCGGCTTCACTCAGAACAAG AAGTATCaggaggtgaactttgaccctccGACTGAGGTTTCTGGAAGCTGTGGAGCCGACAACAGCGAGCTCATCCTGGTGTCCAACAACATCGCCGTTTCCCTCTCATTCTACAAT GACACAAACAAATTCCGCCTCCATGCAGTGAACGTCACCATCAACTCCAGCTCCG GCGTTTTTGCTCAGAGCGGCGCCAACCTGAGTCTGTGGGAGGCGGCGGTGGGAAGCTCCTACATGTGCAACAAGGAGCAGAACTTCACCATCACCAGCCTGCTCTCCTTCTACACCTTCAGCCTGCATGTGCAGCCGTTCGCCGTGAAGAACGGCATCTACAGCACAG CCCATGAATGTTCATTGGATGACTCCAGCATCTTAATCCCAATCATTGTTGGTGCTGCTCTGGCTGGCTTGATTCTCATTGTAGTGATCGCTTACGTGATTGGTCGAAGAAAGACCCATGTTGGATACCAGACCCTTTAA
- the atp1b4 gene encoding protein ATP1B4 — protein MDPSITEGGAEEKLIKSPPPKVILKHGVELEEEQEELAEHRPLEQEDLNFERWKRRPIPKRTLHQKIADLKTYLWNAETNEFMGRSGKSWSLILLFYAALYAFLAAMFGGCMFCLMWSISPYHPTFNDRVMPPGLTMAPHLEGHDIAFNASDRKSWKKYARSIDEYLRPYNDAAQDRKNIRCTHNSYFMQDDLEESAERKACQFKRSWLGECSGMQDPHYGYSQGRPCILLRMNRILGYLPGQGKPIDITCGVKKGPQDAIGDIQFFPKNLFDLKYYPYYGKLRHVNYSSPVVAVRFTGVQQDAHIHVQCKLNGKGIINDSPTDRYLGSVTFTLEVGA, from the exons ATGGATCCCAGTATCACAGAAGGGGGAGCTGAGGAGAAGCTCATTAAAAGTCCT CCGCCCAAGGTGATACTCAAACATGGCGTGGAGctggaggaagagcaggaggagctggCCGAGCACCGGCCCCTGGAGCAGGAGGACCTGAACTTCGAAAGGTGGAAGCGCAGGCCGATTCCCAAACGGACGCTCCACCAGAAGATAGCCGACCTCAAGACGTACTTGTGGAATGCAGAGACCAACGAATTCATGGGTCGCTCCGGCAAGAGCTGGA GTCTCATCCTCCTGTTCTATGCTGCACTTTACGCATTTCTGGCGGCCATGTTTGGCGGCTGTATGTTTTGCCTCATGTGGTCCATCAGTCCCTATCATCCCACCTTCAATGACAGAGTGATGCCACCAG GTCTGACGATGGCCCCACACCTAGAAGGCCACGACATCGCTTTCAATGCGTCGGACCGCAAATCCTGGAAGAAGTACGCCCGGTCCATTGATGAATATCTAAGAC CGTACAATGACGCTGCTCAGGACAGGAAGAATATTCGGTGCACACACAACTCGTACTTCATGCAGGACGACCTGGAGGAGAGCGCGGAGCGGAAAGCGTGTCAGTTCAAGAGGTCCTGGTTGGGGGAGTGTTCAGGGATGCAGGACCCCCACTATGGCTATTCTCAGGGAAGGCCATGCATCCTGCTCCGCATGAACCGG ATTCTTGGTTACCTACCTGGACAGGGTAAACCAATAGATATCACTTGTGGTGTTAAG AAAGGACCTCAAGACGCCATAGGAGATATTCAGTTTTTCCCTAAAAACCTTTTTGACCTGAAGTACTACCCTTACTACGGGAAGCTCAGACAT GTGAACTACTCCTCGCCGGTGGTGGCTGTTCGTTTCACAGGAGTGCAGCAGGACGCCCACATCCACGTGCAATGTAAACTGAACGGGAAGGGAATCATTAACGATTCGCCCACCGACCGCTACCTGGGCAGCGTGACCTTCACCCTGGAGGTCGGAGCGTGA